In Pyrus communis chromosome 8, drPyrComm1.1, whole genome shotgun sequence, one genomic interval encodes:
- the LOC137742730 gene encoding putative pentatricopeptide repeat-containing protein At5g59900, giving the protein MKLARPHRPLANPLIHSKPRNLCSSSSSNPTSQDNDENDDARFVFTLSEVVRGKQSWKLAFNDPSISASLKPRHVEKVLIQNVRNPRLALRFFNFLGLHRSFGHSTASFCILIHALVQGNLFWPASSLLQTLLLRGLSPSEVFQSLLNSYRKLECSSSVGFDLLVQGYVQNKRVLDGVLVVRLMRECEMLPEVRTLNALLNGLVKIRHFNLVLQLFDEMINVGLRADVYMYTAAVRSLCELKDLDKAKEVIRYAESNTCELSVVMYNVLIHGLCKCQRVWEAVEVKNMLGQKGLKADMVTYCTLVLGLCKVQEFEVGVELMNEMIELGFVPSEAALSGLMEGLRRKGKIEDAFDLVKRMGEVGVVPNLFAYNSLLNSLCKDGKLDEAELLFDNMGKKGMFPNDVTFSILIDSFCRRGMLDVAFRYFDKMINAGVRVTVYPYNSLINGQCKFGTLSAAESIFCEMMNKGVAPTVVTYTSLISGYCKEGEMHKAFRLYHEMMEKGITPNTYTFSVIISGLCRANMMAEATKLFDEMVEGGILPNEVTYNLMIDGHCRQGNTVRAFELLDEMVEKGLVPDTYTYRPLISGLCSTGRVSEAKKFVDFLHKENYKLNEMCYSALLHGYCKEGRLHDALGACREMIERGVDMDLVCYAVLICGALKQQDTGRLFGLFNEMHNQGLRPDNVIYTSMIDEYGKAGRFDKAIGVWDIMVGEGCLPNVVTYTALVYGLCKAGYMDKAERLLKDMLVSDALPNHVTYGCFLNHLSKEGTMEKALQLHNAMLAGLSANTITYNILIRGFCKMGKFQEASQLLIEMTVNGIYPDCITYSTFIYEYCRRGNLLEAIKLWDVMLDRGLKPDILAYNFLIYGCCVTGEITKAFELRDDMMRRGLKPNRVTYNTLIRGTCLTS; this is encoded by the coding sequence ATGAAGCTCGCTCGTCCCCATCGTCCCCTCGCAAACCCTCTCATCCACTCCAAACCCAGAAACCTctgttcctcctcctcctccaatcCCACCTCCCAAGATAATGACGAAAACGATGACGCCCGCTTTGTCTTCACCCTATCCGAGGTCGTTCGGGGGAAGCAGAGCTGGAAGCTCGCCTTCAACGACCCCTCCATTTCAGCTTCCCTGAAGCCCCGCCACGTTGAGAAGGTTCTGATCCAGAACGTACGGAATCCCAGGTTAGCTTTGCGCTTTTTCAATTTCTTGGGCTTGCACAGAAGCTTCGGTCACTCTACGGCGTCGTTTTGCATTCTGATTCACGCCCTGGTTCAGGGCAATCTCTTTTGGCCCGCCTCATCGCTTTTGCAGACCCTCTTGCTTCGTGGGTTGAGCCCAAGTGAGGTTTTTCAATCTCTGTTGAATTCTTATAGGAAACTTGAATGTTCGTCGAGTGTGGGATTTGATTTGTTGGTTCAAGGTTATGTGCAAAATAAgagggttttggatggtgttttggTTGTGAGGCTGATGAGGGAGTGTGAAATGTTGCCGGAGGTGAGAACTTTGAATGCCCTTTTAAATGGGTTGGTGAAAATTAGGCATTTCAATTTGGTTCTGCAACTCTTTGATGAAATGATCAATGTGGGTCTTCGAGCCGATGTTTATATGTATACTGCCGCGGTTAGGAGCTTGTGTGAATTGAAGGATTTAGATAAGGCTAAGGAAGTGATTCGGTACGCTGAATCGAATACGTGTGAGTTGAGTGTTGTTATGTATAATGTGTTGATTCATGGGCTCTGCAAGTGCCAGAGGGTTTGGGAGGCTGTAGAGGTTAAAAATATGTTGGGTCAGAAAGGGTTGAAAGCGGACATGGTCACATATTGTACTTTGGTGCTTGGGTTGTGTAAAGTGCAGGAATTTGAGGTTGGTGTGGAGTTAATGAATGAAATGATTGAGCTGGGGTTTGTTCCGAGTGAAGCAGCTCTTTCGGGTCTCATGGAGGGGTTGAGGAGGAAGGGGAAGAttgaagatgcttttgatttagTGAAGAGAATGGGAGAAGTTGGGGTGGTTCCTAATTTGTTTGCGTACAATTCATTGCTCAATTCTTTGTGTAAAGATGGGAAACTGGATGAGGCAGAATTGCTCTTCGATAACATGGGAAAGAAGGGTATGTTCCCCAATGATGTAACCTTTTCTATATTGATTGATTCCTTCTGCCGAAGGGGGATGTTGGATGTTGCATTTCGTTATTTTGATAAAATGATTAATGCTGGAGTTAGAGTAACTGTTTACCCCTACAATTCTTTGATAAACGGGCAATGCAAGTTTGGAACATTGAGTGCAGCGGAATCTATCTTCTGCGAGATGATGAATAAAGGAGTGGCTCCAACTGTTGTAACCTATACGTCATTGATAAGTGGGTACTGCAAAGAAGGAGAGATGCACAAGGCATTTAGGCTGTATCATGAAATGATGGAAAAAGGCATTACGCCAAACACTTACACCTTTAGTGTAATTATTTCAGGTCTTTGTCGTGCAAATATGATGGCTGAAGCAACAAAATTATTTGATGAAATGGTGGAAGGGGGCATTTTGCCAAATGAGGTGACTTATAATCTTATGATTGATGGGCACTGCCGACAAGGTAACACAGTTAGAGCCTTTGAGTTGCTTGATGAAATGGTTGAGAAGGGTCTTGTACCAGACACGTATACATATAGACCTCTAATAAGTGGTCTGTGTTCGACGGGCAGAGTGTCTGAAGCCAAAAAGTTTGTAGATTTCCTTCACAAAGAGAATTACAAGTTAAATGAGATGTGCTATAGTGCACTGCTACATGGTTATTGCAAGGAAGGAAGATTACATGATGCATTAGGTGCTTGTCGTGAGATGATTGAAAGAGGGGTAGACATGGATCTTGTGTGCTATGCTGTACTAATTTGTGGAGCTTTAAAGCAACAGGATACCGGAAGATTATTTGGTCTCTTTAATGAGATGCATAATCAAGGATTGAGGCCTGATAATGTAATATATACAAGTATGATCGATGAATATGGGAAAGCAGGGAGATTTGACAAGGCAATTGGAGTTTGGGATATAATGGTTGGTGAAGGATGCTTACCTAATGTTGTGACTTACACTGCCTTGGTATATGGATTATGCAAGGCAGGTTATATGGATAAAGCAGAGCGTCTTTTGAAGGATATGCTCGTCAGTGATGCCCTTCCCAATCACGTCACATATGGTTGTTTCTTAAATCACCTTAGCAAAGAAGGAACCATGGAGAAAGCTTTACAACTGCACAATGCCATGCTTGCGGGGTTGTCAGCAAACACCATCACATACAATATACTTATCAGGGGTTTCTGCAAAATGGGTAAGTTTCAGGAAGCTTCACAGCTCCTGATCGAAATGACAGTCAATGGTATTTACCCAGATTGTATCACGTATTCAACATTTATCTATGAGTACTGTAGGAGGGGCAATTTGCTAGAAGCTATTAAGCTGTGGGATGTTATGCTAGATAGGGGTCTGAAGCCTGATATTCTAGCATATAACTTTTTGATATATGGGTGTTGTGTCACTGGAGAAATAACCAAGGCTTTCGAGTTGCGTGATGACATGATGAGAAGAGGGTTGAAGCCAAATCGAGTTACATATAACACACTTATCCGTGGAACTTGCCTGACAAGTTAG